The Rhododendron vialii isolate Sample 1 chromosome 8a, ASM3025357v1 genome has a window encoding:
- the LOC131335155 gene encoding cytochrome P450 94B3, with protein sequence MLLTLLFFLSLALLLLSLLFAFCEYYRNELSNNPTNGPPTYPIIGCLISFYRNRPRLLDWYTDLLSVSPTQTIVLTRFGARRTIVTANPENVEHVLKTNFHVYPKGKPFTEILGDFLGFGIFNVDGEMWSTQRKLASHEFSTRSLREFVVKTLEEEVQNRLFPLLESAAETDSVLDLQDILRRFAFDTICKVTLGTDPHCLDLSRPPPPLMAGFDAAAEISARRATAAVPSSWKIKRALNIGSEAKLRVSVDLVQASVDAIIGERREKIDKCGDGKCDGGDLLSRLLAAGHAEEAVRDMVISFLMAGRDTSSAAMTWLFWLLSRHRGIEKEIIEEATSFYKDGSKHSLNFDDLKDMNYLKACLCESMRLYPPVSWDSKHAAASDRLPDGTAVNKGDRVTYFPYGMGRMEELWGKDCLEFRPDRWFDEPWEEGWGAMKTVSPYKFPVFQAGPRVCLGKEMSFIQMKYVVASVLRSFEVCPVRPEEEPVFVPLLTAHMAGGFNVRVRKRNSATA encoded by the exons ATGCTTCTCACTCtactcttctttctctctctagcattactcctcctctctctcctattcGCCTTCTGTGAGTACTATCGTAATGAACTCTCTAACAACCCAACAAATGGCCCTCCAACGTACCCAATCATCGGCTGCCTCATCTCCTTCTACCGGAACCGACCCCGTCTCCTGGACTGGTACACGGACCTCCTATCCGTGTCCCCAACGCAGACCATCGTCCTGACCCGGTTCGGCGCCCGCCGAACCATTGTCACGGCGAACCCCGAAAATGTGGAGCATGTGCTCAAGACTAACTTCCATGTGTATCCCAAGGGGAAACCATTTACGGAGATTCTTGGGGATTTTCTTGGGTTTGGAATATTCAATGTGGATGGGGAAATGTGGAGCACGCAAAGGAAGCTAGCGAGCCACGAATTTAGCACAAg GTCTTTGAGAGAGTTTGTGGTGAAGACCCTCGAGGAAGAAGTGCAAAACCGTCTTTTCCCCTTACTCGAATCAGCCGCAGAAACCGACTCCGTTTTGGACCTCCAAGACATCTTGAGAAGATTCGCCTTCGACACTATATGCAAGGTCACGCTAGGCACCGACCCACACTGCCTAGACCTCTCCCGCCCTCCTCCGCCGCTCATGGCGGGGTTCGACGCCGCCGCCGAGATCAGCGCGAGACGCGCCACCGCGGCCGTCCCCTCCTCGTGGAAAATAAAAAGGGCGTTGAATATTGGCTCCGAGGCGAAACTGAGAGTATCTGTTGATTTGGTGCAGGCATCAGTTGACGCGATTATAGGGGAGAGGAGGGAGAAAATCGACAAATGCGGTGACGGGAAGTGCGACGGTGGTGATTTGCTATCGAGGTTGTTGGCCGCCGGCCACGCCGAGGAGGCAGTGAGGGATATGGTGATAAGTTTCTTGATGGCGGGAAGGGACACCAGCTCGGCCGCCATGACGTGGCTTTTCTGGCTCCTTTCCCGCCACCGTGGGATTGAGAAAGAGATTATTGAGGAAGCGACGTCGTTTTATAAAGAcg GTTCCAAACACTCtctaaattttgatgatttgaaggACATGAATTACCTGAAAGCGTGCTTGTGCGAGTCCATGAGGCTCTACCCACCCGTCTCGTGGGACTCCAAACACGCGGCGGCCTCCGATCGGTTGCCCGACGGGACAGCGGTGAACAAGGGCGACAGGGTGACGTACTTCCCGTACGGAATGGGGAGGATGGAGGAGCTGTGGGGGAAGGACTGCCTCGAGTTCAGACCGGACCGGTGGTTCGACGAACCGTGGGAAGAAGGCTGGGGGGCCATGAAGACGGTTAGCCCCTACAAGTTTCCGGTCTTTCAGGCCGGGCCTAGGGTGTGTTTGGGGAAAGAAATGTCTTTCATTCAGATGAAGTATGTGGTGGCTTCGGTTCTGAGGAGCTTCGAGGTTTGCCCGGTCCGGCCCGAGGAGGAGCCGGTTTTCGTGCCTCTGTTGACGGCTCATATGGCCGGTGGGTTCAATGTTAGGGTACGGAAAAGGAATTCGGCTACAGCTTAG
- the LOC131335153 gene encoding protein NLP3-like, with the protein MKSNSKTLNLLLEKNWGKYYPLKFFIFRMLGHLDQPLLDAINDGRDDIRTKEGGPVATSSKGGTTKIQEGKQKKSGVRFDISLDDVLRFSALSRTNAARELKVSVSTLKRVCRKWGIQRWPPHDTNKEAYAIALPNVEDIVHLDSPEEPSLMEFDDAINGAQDLREDDSRPFITHLEKESLPTFKDLQQHFDCKSGDAAKSHGVSAERNNLDVTCSKGATIKTQERGLGKAGVRIEIPLEDILQYSNKRLDFASSELKVSVSTLKRICRNYGIERWPPRNIKRVCHFQPSPVENQGQTPPPSNLTSPSVAHKTQAFQDEDMVTTKAKYENNTFKFQLSLSSRLLELQQELAKRLNLDAGTYYVKYKDEEDDLIAIACDEDLQSCLHISRSLGNTSTVVLLELKDA; encoded by the exons ATGAAGTCAAATTCCAAAACTTTAAACTTGCTTCTGGAAAAGAACTGGGGGAAGTATTATCCATTGAAGTTCTTTATTTTCAGAATG CTTGGTCATCTTGATCAGCCATTGTTAGATGCGATAAATGATGGAAGGGATGATATTAGGACAAAAGAGGGTGGACCTGTTGCTACTAGTTCAAAAGGCGGCACAACAAAGATACAAgaagggaaacaaaaaaaatctggaGTTAGATTTGACATTTCTTTAGACGACGTCCTACGGTTTTCAGCATTGAGCCGTACCAATGCTGCAAGGGAACTCAAAG TCAGCGTATCAACATTGAAGCGTGTTTGTAGGAAATGGGGTATCCAACGGTGGCCTCCTCACGACACAAACAAG GAGGCATATGCCATAGCGTTACCAAATGTTGAAGATATTGTGCACCTTGATTCACCCGAAGAACCGTCATTGATGGAATTTGATGATGCAATAAATGGAGCACAGGATCTCAGGGAAGATGATAGCCGGCCATTTATTACTCATTTGGAGAAAGAAAGTCTACCTACTTTTAAGGATCTCCAACAACATTTTGACTGTAAAAGTGGAGATGCTGCAAAGAGTCATGGTG TTAGTGCAGAACGAAACAACTTGGATGTAACTTGTTCAAAAGGAGCCACCATCAAAACTCAAGAAAGGGGACTGGGAAAAGCTGGAGTTAGAATTGAAATTCCTCTAGAGGATATCCTTCAATATTCTAATAAGAGACTTGATTTTGCTTCAAGCGAACTCAAAG TTAGTGTATCTACTTTGAAGCGAATATGTAGGAATTACGGCATCGAGAGGTGGCCACCTCGCAACATAAAAAGGGTCTGTCACTTTCAGCCCTCGCCTGTTGAGAACCAGGGACAAACCCCACCGCCTTCAAATCTAACCTCACCTAGTGTTGCTCACAAAACGCAAGCATTCCAAGATGAGGATATGGTGACGACTAAGGCgaaatatgaaaataatacGTTTAAGTTCCAGCTGTCTTTGTCGTCTAGACTATTAGAGTTGCAGCAAGAATTGGCTAAAAGGCTCAACCTGGACGCTGGTACTTACTATGTCAAGTATAAAGATGAGGAGGATGATTTGATTGCAATAGCTTGCGATGAGGACTTGCAATCTTGTTTACACATTTCTAGATCTTTAGGCAACACTTCGACGGTGGTACTGCTTGAGCTAAAGGATGCATGA
- the LOC131335154 gene encoding uncharacterized protein LOC131335154 → MPRVKQTAHRAPSSQPEIEEEDDFMAESEEEIQPAEASGSRSKRRRRTPGQIAADKRRVWEDSFVGRKFKNERQVDATALSDDHMGLRYVMRKGKSPKRELSLH, encoded by the exons ATGCCAAGAGTCAAACAAACCGCGCACCGTGCTCCCTCTTCTCAACCTGAAATTGAGGAGGAGGATGATTTTATGGCTGAGAGTGAGGAAGAAATTCAGCCCGCGGAGGCTTCGGGATCAAGGAGTAAGCGGAGGAGACGGACTCCGGGTCAAATTGCAGCGGATAAGAGGAGAGTGTGGGAGGATAGTTTTGTGGGcagaaagttcaaaaatgagAGGCAAGTGGATGCTACGGCATTGTCCGATGATCACATGGGGCTTCGGTACGTCATGAGGAAAG GTAAATCGCCAAAAAGGGAGCTTTCGTTGCACTAG